A genome region from Euphorbia lathyris chromosome 4, ddEupLath1.1, whole genome shotgun sequence includes the following:
- the LOC136226437 gene encoding uncharacterized protein produces MEISNGDHKATEFGNPPEEDAVSDDAESEHIPSSFNSNGKQDDADCKPKICNYIQMIQPLSQLPKPEAPPGIAPSPPKQNGDDFVRSKSLSETLTVDMPSIGRFFKQRSSSLSASITNRLSSLKINKDQPAIVFDNDETKMNSLPKQVTEFKISGLKVTVRVKNDDQPKGRISFFSRSNCRDCTAVRSFFREKGLKFVEINIDVFPQREKELIDRTGSSQVPQIFFNDKLFGGLVALNSLRNSGGFEDRLKEMLGSKCSGEAPAAPVYGFDDPEEDKTDDMVEIVRVLRLKLPIQDRLMKMKMVKNCFAGSQMVEVLIHHLDCGRKKAVEIGKQLARKHFIHHVFGENDFEDGNHFYRFLEHQPFIPKCYNFRGSTNDSEPKSVIKIGQRLHKIMSAILECYASDDRSHVDYIAISKSEEFRRYVNLVEDLHRVDLLELSTNEKLAFFVNLHNAMVIHAIIRVGCPEGIIDRRSFYSDFQYIVGGYPYSLNTIKNGILRSNRRSPYSLVKPFGVGDKRLEIVLPKVNPIIHFGTCNGTRSSPTVRFFTAQGVEAELKYAAKEFFKRSGMEVDLEKRSVYLSRIIKWFDADFGNEKEILRWIINYLDATKAGLLTHLLGDGGPVNIVYQNYDWSVNS; encoded by the exons ATGGAAATATCTAACGGAGACCACAAAGCCACAGAGTTCGGAAATCCGCCGGAGGAGGATGCAGTTTCCGATGATGCTGAGTCGGAGCACATTCCGTCAAGTTTCAATTCCAATGGAAAACAGGATGACGCCGATTGCAAACCTAAGATTTGCAACTATATTCAAATGATCCAACCTCTGTCTCAACTTCCAAAACCAGAGGCGCCACCAGGGATTGCACCTTCGCCGCCGAAGCAGAACGGCGATGATTTTGTCCGATCGAAGTCGTTATCGGAGACTTTAACAGTTGATATGCCGTCTATAGGTAGATTTTTTAAACAGAGAAGCAGTAGTTTATCAGCTTCCATTACGAATCGATTATCGTCTCTGAAAATCAACAAGGATCAGCCTGCTATTGTGTTCGACAATGATGAGACTAAGATGAATTCCTTGCCCAAGCAGGTAACAGAGTTTAAAATTTCAGGGCTCAAAGTCACAGTGAGGGTAAAAAACGACGATCAACCTAAAGGACGGATAAGCTTCTTCTCGAGGTCGAATTGCAGAGATTGTACGGCTGTTCGGTCATTTTTCAGAGAGAAGGGATTGAAATTCGTAGAGATTAATATCGATGTGTTTCCACAGCGAGAAAAAGAGCTGATAGATAGAACAGGAAGTTCACAGGTGCCGCAGATATTTTTTAACGATAAGCTATTTGGGGGTTTAGTAGCGTTAAATTCGTTGAGAAACAGTGGAGGATTTGAGGATAGGTTGAAGGAGATGCTAGGAAGTAAATGCTCCGGTGAAGCGCCGGCAGCTCCGGTGTACGGATTTGATGATCCGGAGGAGGATAAAACGGACGACATGGTGGAAATAGTAAGAGTATTGAGACTAAAACTGCCAATTCAGGACCGtctgatgaagatgaagatggtgAAAAACTGCTTTGCTGGATCTCAgatggtggaggtgctgattcACCACTTGGATTGCGGAAGAAAGAAG GCTGTTGAGATTGGTAAGCAACTGGCGAGGAAGCACTTCATTCATCATGTCTTTGG GGAAAATGATTTTGAAGATGGAAACCACTTTTATCGTTTCCTCGAGCACCAACCGTTCATTCCTAAATGCTACAACTTTCGGGGATCTACAAACGACAGTGAACCAAAGTCCGTAATCAAGATTGGCCAAAGGCTCCATAAGATCATGTCTGCAATACTTGAATGTTATGCCTCTGATGACAGAAGCCATGTTGATTACATTGCCATCAGCAAAAGTGAAGAATTTCGAAG ATATGTAAATCTGGTGGAAGATCTTCATAGAGTGGATCTGCTAGAACTCTCAACAAATGAGAAATTGGCATTCTTTGTGAACTTGCACAATGCCATGGTCATTCATGCTATAATTAGAGTAGGATGTCCAGAAGGGATAATTGACAGAAGATCATTCTATTCCGACTTCCAATACATCGTCGGAGGGTATCCTTACTCGTTGAACACAATTAAGAACGGAATTCTCAGAAGTAATCGGAGATCTCCCTACTCGTTGGTCAAGCCCTTTGGTGTTGGAGACAAACGTTTGGAG ATAGTTCTTCCAAAAGTGAACCCAATAATTCATTTCGGAACTTGCAATGGGACAAGATCAAGTCCTACAGTGAGGTTTTTCACAGCCCAAGGAGTTGAAGCTGAATTGAAATATGCAGCAAAGGAATTTTTCAAAAGAAGTGGAATGGAGGTGGACTTGGAAAAGAGAAGTGTTTATCTATCACGGATCATCAAATG GTTTGATGCAGATTTTGGGAATGAAAAGGAGATTCTTAGGTGGATTATCAATTACTTGGATGCAACCAAAGCAGGTCTTCTCACACATCTTTTGGGAGATGGAGGTCCTGTGAATATTGTGTACCAAAACTATGATTGGTCTGTCAATTCTTGA